One genomic region from Spirosoma sp. KCTC 42546 encodes:
- a CDS encoding FecR family protein: MSHKPYSAYTVEELALDDLFVRWVQHPNDDEVEAYWQNWLAQNPDCYETVEAARALIKEASQSRLPALSTDEISSVWGRIRESLQTMEDLRPLQPDVRAVIGWWYFFRTVAALMGVMLLIGWALWMQYGPNQCVSTISTPSNQTRLIRLPDNSTMTLQPNSTVRYARQWTDETPRAVWLKGEADFSVTHRNDTSSARLFRVHMADFTIEAVGTIFRVRQHPQGTYVALTSGNVNLLLKEQQPIRLQPGDSIEVAAGLAKTLP; this comes from the coding sequence GTGTCCCATAAGCCATACTCTGCTTATACCGTTGAGGAGCTCGCCCTTGATGACCTGTTTGTGCGTTGGGTGCAACATCCTAACGACGATGAGGTAGAGGCTTATTGGCAAAACTGGCTTGCGCAAAACCCAGACTGTTACGAAACGGTCGAAGCGGCCCGTGCACTTATTAAGGAAGCCAGTCAATCAAGGTTACCAGCCTTATCGACCGATGAGATATCTTCCGTATGGGGGCGAATCCGGGAATCGCTCCAGACAATGGAAGACCTCCGCCCACTACAACCAGATGTTCGGGCTGTTATTGGCTGGTGGTATTTCTTTAGGACGGTGGCTGCACTGATGGGTGTTATGCTATTAATTGGCTGGGCACTCTGGATGCAGTATGGCCCAAATCAATGCGTATCGACGATCAGTACTCCATCGAATCAAACACGTTTGATTCGACTGCCAGATAACTCAACTATGACCCTGCAGCCCAATAGCACAGTCCGATATGCACGCCAATGGACTGACGAAACGCCAAGGGCAGTCTGGCTAAAAGGAGAAGCAGATTTTTCAGTTACGCATCGTAATGATACCTCCTCAGCCCGATTGTTTCGGGTCCATATGGCCGACTTTACCATAGAAGCAGTCGGTACTATTTTTCGAGTACGGCAGCATCCGCAGGGAACCTATGTAGCCCTGACCTCCGGAAATGTGAATTTACTTCTGAAAGAACAACAGCCCATTCGGCTACAACCCGGCGACTCGATCGAAGTGGCCGCTGGTTTAGCCAAGACTTTACCTTAA
- a CDS encoding RagB/SusD family nutrient uptake outer membrane protein, which yields MKSQFSHKSLRVLALAALLLSGQACKDVLKETVISNIGNDYIKTPKGFEDASKAAYSSLRNFYASERGLTMTEYGTDIYQAGADGSYKGFHFYDTQMNSFVDIIQQVWEELYRGINTCNAVIERAPAATVSDATKKLRVAEMKFLRAHYYFILVQQFGGVDLRLTETILPTKKTSRATEADIYKSITSDLESALADLPTVKASSQGASDYGRATKSAAEHLLARVYLTKATSSAKAADDYTKAATYAQNVISNYSLKLLPDFASVFAQGGGEINDEVIFSVQYTTDPLTNINTANTNNGDGNKLHLYFGMQYDVQPGMKRDIANDRPFKRLRPTTYLLETVFKDRVNDSRYKKTFKDTWLSNNPGTNLNTSFDNSKAKMTLKAGDTAIYIPGVEWTVAQRAAKPYQVLVPSAYTAALFPTLQKFLDPTRPDLTYEQGSRDYLAFRLAETYLILAEAQFKSGKTTEATAAINAVRRRAAWPGKESAMEITPAQLDMEMIMQERARELAGEQMRWFDLKRWGNLVERVKLYNPDGAANVKETHNLRPIPQTQIDRTENGGFKQNDGF from the coding sequence ATGAAATCACAATTTTCACATAAATCATTGCGCGTCCTGGCACTTGCCGCTCTCCTACTTAGTGGGCAGGCTTGTAAGGATGTGCTGAAGGAAACGGTCATTTCCAATATCGGGAACGATTACATCAAAACCCCAAAAGGGTTTGAAGATGCCAGCAAAGCCGCTTACTCGTCGCTGAGGAATTTCTACGCATCGGAGCGCGGACTGACTATGACCGAATATGGTACGGATATTTATCAGGCCGGAGCGGATGGAAGTTATAAAGGGTTTCATTTCTACGACACCCAGATGAACAGCTTCGTTGACATTATCCAGCAGGTATGGGAAGAACTGTACAGGGGTATCAATACCTGCAATGCGGTTATTGAGCGTGCCCCGGCCGCTACTGTTTCGGATGCTACCAAAAAACTTCGGGTAGCCGAGATGAAGTTCCTGAGAGCGCACTACTACTTTATTCTGGTGCAACAGTTCGGTGGGGTCGACTTACGATTGACAGAAACGATACTTCCTACGAAAAAAACCAGTCGGGCAACAGAGGCCGACATCTATAAATCCATAACGAGTGACCTGGAATCGGCACTGGCCGATCTGCCTACGGTTAAAGCGTCTTCGCAGGGAGCCAGTGATTATGGGCGAGCTACCAAATCGGCTGCCGAACATTTGCTGGCTCGGGTGTACCTTACCAAAGCCACTTCATCGGCAAAAGCCGCTGATGATTACACGAAAGCCGCAACCTACGCACAGAACGTAATTAGCAACTATAGCCTGAAGCTATTGCCCGATTTTGCGAGTGTGTTTGCTCAGGGAGGTGGAGAAATTAACGACGAGGTTATTTTCTCGGTTCAATATACAACGGACCCGCTCACCAACATAAACACGGCAAATACGAATAACGGCGACGGAAACAAGCTTCACCTATACTTTGGGATGCAGTACGATGTGCAGCCTGGTATGAAACGCGACATTGCCAATGACCGTCCCTTCAAACGGTTACGTCCAACAACCTATCTACTTGAAACCGTTTTCAAAGATCGGGTGAATGACTCCCGCTATAAGAAAACGTTTAAGGATACCTGGCTGTCTAACAACCCTGGCACGAATCTAAATACCTCTTTTGACAACAGTAAGGCTAAGATGACCTTAAAAGCAGGAGATACTGCCATTTACATTCCGGGTGTTGAGTGGACAGTGGCGCAGCGGGCCGCCAAGCCTTACCAGGTTTTAGTACCAAGTGCCTATACGGCAGCGTTATTCCCAACACTGCAAAAGTTCCTCGACCCAACTCGTCCTGATCTAACCTACGAACAGGGTAGCCGCGATTACCTGGCGTTTCGTCTGGCTGAAACCTATCTGATTTTAGCTGAAGCTCAATTCAAGTCAGGTAAAACGACCGAAGCTACTGCTGCCATTAACGCAGTACGTCGCCGAGCTGCCTGGCCAGGCAAAGAATCAGCAATGGAAATAACACCTGCTCAATTAGACATGGAGATGATCATGCAGGAACGTGCGCGTGAACTGGCTGGTGAGCAGATGCGTTGGTTCGATCTAAAACGGTGGGGTAACCTGGTTGAACGGGTTAAGTTATACAACCCCGATGGAGCTGCCAACGTGAAAGAGACCCATAATCTACGCCCCATTCCGCAAACCCAAATTGACCGGACTGAGAACGGTGGCTTTAAGCAAAATGATGGATTCTAA
- a CDS encoding OsmC family protein, with amino-acid sequence MATIHIDYLGGLRTDCEHLQSGTHINTDAPTDNQGLGEAFSPTDLVANALGSCIITTMAIFARREGIDLQSSELDVTKVMTSQPPRRIARIEISLILRANREGNSFLPDDETRARLEKIAHTCPVAISLHPDVEQAVSIRWE; translated from the coding sequence ATGGCAACCATTCACATTGATTACCTCGGTGGACTACGTACCGATTGTGAACACCTTCAATCGGGTACCCACATAAATACCGATGCCCCTACGGATAACCAAGGCCTTGGCGAAGCATTCTCTCCTACCGATCTGGTTGCCAATGCCCTTGGCTCCTGCATCATTACAACGATGGCTATTTTTGCCCGACGCGAAGGTATTGACCTACAAAGTAGCGAACTCGACGTTACGAAAGTGATGACCAGCCAGCCTCCCCGGCGCATTGCTCGTATAGAAATTAGTCTGATTCTCCGCGCCAATCGGGAAGGAAATTCATTTCTACCCGACGATGAAACTCGCGCCCGATTGGAGAAAATTGCACACACCTGCCCGGTAGCCATTAGCCTCCACCCTGATGTTGAGCAGGCCGTAAGTATTCGGTGGGAATAG
- a CDS encoding lycopene cyclase family protein: MKKYDFIIAGGGMAGLSLAYYLLQSPLRDRSILILDREPKSQNDRTWCFWERGPLTTQTDQSEGLLTRSQPFESILFRTWKSISFHGTTYSGMLDMGPYQYKMLRSIDFYAFMEAELAKWPTIERKQATIQRIKDTPQGGFVIADDEPYIANYVFDSTFALKLDQPENHNLLQHFKGWVITTSTPCFDPKRPEIMDFRVDQQGDCRFMYVLPFDEKTALIEYTLFNSTLLLDQEYDTELRKYIDQFIETGGYQIRETEYGVIPMSDEPTQENPSEHIVRIGTSGGFTKPSTGYTFHRTQRCLQDIVQCLVETGKPQRTVPWFKRRFKLYDSIFLNVLEKRRHPADDIFTRVYTENPQRVFTFLDEDTRFSEEIQLFATMPFWPFLKAFFAVLRRKIAG, encoded by the coding sequence ATGAAAAAATACGATTTCATTATCGCAGGGGGAGGCATGGCCGGCTTGAGTCTGGCGTATTATCTGCTTCAATCTCCATTACGCGACCGAAGTATTCTAATCCTGGACCGTGAACCGAAAAGCCAGAACGACCGGACCTGGTGCTTTTGGGAGCGTGGGCCACTAACAACCCAGACCGATCAGTCTGAGGGCCTACTGACTCGATCACAACCCTTTGAATCTATTTTGTTTCGTACCTGGAAATCAATCTCTTTTCATGGTACCACCTATTCGGGGATGCTCGACATGGGCCCTTATCAATATAAAATGCTGCGGAGTATCGACTTCTATGCCTTTATGGAAGCTGAACTAGCTAAGTGGCCTACTATTGAGCGAAAACAGGCAACAATTCAACGCATAAAAGATACTCCACAGGGTGGTTTCGTTATTGCCGACGATGAACCTTATATAGCTAACTACGTATTTGATAGTACGTTTGCGCTTAAGTTAGATCAGCCCGAAAATCATAATCTCCTACAGCATTTTAAAGGCTGGGTAATTACAACATCAACGCCATGTTTTGACCCAAAACGCCCTGAAATTATGGACTTTCGGGTGGATCAGCAGGGAGATTGCCGGTTTATGTACGTGTTGCCTTTCGATGAAAAGACCGCCCTGATTGAGTATACATTGTTTAACTCAACCCTCCTGCTCGATCAAGAATATGATACAGAACTTCGTAAGTATATCGACCAGTTTATAGAAACGGGCGGGTATCAAATTCGCGAAACTGAGTATGGTGTCATTCCAATGTCAGATGAGCCAACCCAGGAAAACCCTTCGGAACATATTGTCAGGATTGGTACGTCGGGTGGCTTTACCAAACCGTCTACCGGGTACACCTTCCACCGGACGCAGCGTTGCTTGCAGGACATAGTTCAATGCCTGGTTGAAACCGGTAAGCCACAACGAACTGTACCCTGGTTTAAGCGAAGATTTAAACTCTACGACAGTATCTTTCTGAATGTGCTGGAGAAGCGCCGACATCCGGCCGACGACATTTTTACGCGTGTCTATACCGAGAACCCACAGCGTGTCTTTACGTTTTTAGACGAGGATACCCGTTTTTCTGAAGAGATTCAATTATTTGCTACCATGCCTTTCTGGCCGTTTTTAAAGGCCTTCTTTGCCGTGCTACGGCGTAAAATAGCTGGATAA
- a CDS encoding sugar phosphate isomerase/epimerase: protein MQETVNRRQFLTTAGLSALALTAATEPLFARFSKPSGLKIAYSAITWGGNDAQAITDLASLGYHGIQLRANAFGPYKAKPSELKALLDQNHLTLAMFSSGNVEIDPAKEQSTIDMHVAHASFVKALGGSAIQLTNSARPKDRLPTTEELKRLAFVMNEIGKQTADLGVQATYHNHMHQLGETPEEVEIIVQAMNPKYMKLELDIAHYKQGGGQPEKAVKQYKDIIYALHLKDTMSPLADKPGDAKAYKFVELGRGNVDVPAVFKALDEIKFKGWGIIELDGVPEKDKTPIQCAQINKDYITKTLHVPL from the coding sequence ATGCAAGAGACTGTAAACCGACGACAGTTTCTCACCACGGCTGGTTTATCAGCTTTGGCACTTACCGCTGCAACGGAACCGTTATTTGCCCGATTCAGTAAACCATCTGGTCTGAAAATCGCCTACTCGGCCATTACCTGGGGCGGGAACGACGCTCAGGCAATTACGGACCTGGCTTCGCTTGGCTATCATGGTATTCAACTCCGGGCCAACGCCTTTGGGCCCTATAAAGCCAAGCCCTCCGAATTGAAAGCGTTGCTCGATCAGAATCACCTAACCCTGGCTATGTTTTCGAGTGGCAATGTAGAGATCGATCCGGCTAAAGAACAGAGTACCATCGATATGCACGTGGCCCACGCGAGTTTTGTGAAAGCCCTCGGTGGCTCAGCCATTCAGTTGACCAACTCGGCCCGACCCAAAGATCGGCTTCCAACAACGGAAGAACTGAAACGACTGGCATTCGTTATGAACGAAATCGGCAAGCAAACGGCCGACCTAGGTGTTCAGGCTACCTATCACAATCACATGCACCAGCTCGGCGAAACGCCCGAAGAGGTAGAGATTATTGTGCAGGCCATGAATCCTAAGTACATGAAATTAGAACTTGACATTGCCCACTATAAACAAGGGGGTGGCCAACCCGAAAAGGCTGTCAAGCAATATAAAGACATTATTTACGCCCTTCACCTGAAAGACACAATGTCGCCCTTGGCCGACAAACCAGGTGATGCTAAAGCGTATAAATTTGTGGAGTTAGGCCGGGGAAATGTAGACGTCCCCGCGGTATTCAAAGCCTTGGACGAGATTAAGTTTAAAGGTTGGGGAATCATTGAATTAGATGGTGTCCCGGAAAAAGATAAGACTCCCATTCAGTGCGCTCAGATCAATAAAGACTATATCACTAAAACGCTTCACGTTCCATTGTGA
- a CDS encoding DUF1080 domain-containing protein: MKQLILSGFLVLSLIAAKDSQAPNTLTAQEKKDGWKLLFDGKTTKGWRGAYKDKFPEKGWDVTDGMLTIQQSNGSESESFGDIVTDGEYSDFDLVFDFKLTEGANSGVKYFVAEQSPKPKGSAFGLEFQVLDDDKHPDAKLGRNGNRTVGSLYDLIPASGKKANPIGEWNTGRVISKGKHVEHWLNGKKVVEYERGSEQFRELVAMSKYKAPDYNANGRFGEAPKGHILLQDHGNRVYFRNMKIKTL; encoded by the coding sequence ATGAAACAACTAATCTTATCTGGCTTTTTAGTCTTAAGCTTAATCGCAGCTAAAGATTCACAAGCGCCTAATACATTAACAGCCCAGGAGAAAAAGGACGGTTGGAAGTTGCTCTTTGATGGCAAGACAACCAAAGGCTGGCGTGGGGCTTACAAAGATAAATTCCCCGAAAAAGGCTGGGACGTTACTGATGGCATGCTAACGATCCAACAATCGAATGGGTCTGAGTCTGAAAGCTTTGGTGATATTGTTACAGATGGCGAATACAGTGATTTCGATCTTGTCTTCGATTTCAAACTTACGGAAGGAGCCAACAGTGGTGTGAAATATTTTGTGGCTGAACAAAGCCCGAAGCCGAAGGGGTCAGCATTTGGCCTGGAATTTCAGGTGCTGGATGATGATAAACACCCCGATGCCAAACTAGGACGTAATGGTAACCGCACGGTTGGTTCGTTGTATGATCTGATTCCGGCAAGTGGCAAAAAAGCCAATCCAATTGGCGAGTGGAACACAGGACGTGTTATTTCGAAAGGCAAACACGTTGAACACTGGCTGAACGGCAAAAAAGTAGTTGAATACGAACGGGGCAGCGAGCAATTCCGGGAATTGGTTGCCATGAGTAAATACAAAGCTCCCGACTATAATGCCAACGGTCGTTTCGGCGAAGCTCCTAAAGGCCATATCCTGCTTCAGGATCATGGTAATCGGGTATACTTCCGAAATATGAAGATCAAAACACTTTAA
- a CDS encoding TonB-dependent receptor → MQTTITQPPRLAWLPLLGLTALALVSQPAFSAPPTNRPLVENPAQERTVTGRILSGDDNKALPGVSVAVKGTTRGTTSDANGDYRIGVPNNQSVLVFSAVGFVSQEVSVGNKSAINLTLTTDNRSLNEVVVIGYGTQKKSQTTGAISSITPKQITEQPVTNIGQAMQGRVAGVDVAQSGSRPGSVPTIRIRGRRSFNAGNDPLYVVDGIPLAREYEDINPNDVGSMEILKDATATAIYGARGANGVVLVTTKRGNANGKTTISYDNYVGFTDALDKVKLFSGSEFAEFVREAYRTTGNYKDANGNPVPTGVADAYADSKVAVLGGDPNVAAGLAANRNTDWQSLILKQGVQQNHSIGVQGGNEKTQFYISAGYFQDKGIMPGLDFTRYSLRANIDHQINKALKVGIASYMMYSLRNGETLNPYNFTLQQNPLGRPYDDNGNLIFSPTNDALLTNPLAEVVPGAQIEERKKYRIFNSVYAEVSILDGLKYRVNFGPDFTINRFGRFIGAQTNARKGGDPQASNASAFNFDYTLENVVTYNKKIGDHNFGITALQSIQRDNSEFNNINVQGVPAETQSFYNVGNASSVLGVGSGLIQWTINSYMGRINYDYKDKYLVTATLRRDGSSRFGENTKYGNFPGIALGWNISNEDFMKGSSWVDLLKLRASRGSVGNQGVAPYQTQGLLGRTVYAYGTTPAYGYRPETIGNPDLRWETSTTTNIGLDFSLWRGRLTGSIELYQTRTTDLLLSDLLPTSIGFNSVTRNIGETQNKGVEVSLSTVNVNTKGGFKWTSDIVFSKNSEAIISLFNGPIDDVGNKRFIGKPLTEFYDYKKAGIWQTNEADAAKSYQSAVGQIKVQDTNNDGKITADDRVFLGSDIPTWSGGITNRFSYKGFDLNFFIYARVGQTILSGFHRDNNQLAGRYQQIKVDYWTPNNPTNEFPRPNSSQEFPVYNAAIIYFDGSFVKVRNINFGYTFPASITSKLRLQSLRLFTSIQQPFIFSSYRSKYNGVDPETSDGTVSNGVTPATRVTTFGLNVKF, encoded by the coding sequence ATGCAGACAACAATTACCCAACCGCCACGGCTTGCGTGGCTTCCTTTGCTTGGCCTAACAGCACTCGCGCTGGTTAGCCAACCGGCGTTCAGCGCGCCACCTACAAACCGACCACTCGTAGAAAACCCGGCGCAGGAACGCACCGTTACGGGCCGGATTCTTTCGGGTGACGACAATAAAGCCTTGCCAGGTGTTAGTGTGGCAGTGAAAGGTACCACGCGTGGAACGACTTCCGACGCCAATGGCGATTACCGCATTGGCGTACCCAACAACCAGTCTGTGCTGGTTTTCTCAGCAGTCGGCTTTGTTAGCCAAGAGGTTAGCGTTGGCAACAAGTCAGCAATCAATCTAACACTCACTACCGACAACCGATCGCTGAACGAGGTTGTCGTTATTGGATATGGTACGCAGAAGAAGAGCCAGACCACAGGCGCTATCTCGTCGATTACACCCAAGCAAATCACCGAACAACCTGTTACCAACATTGGACAGGCTATGCAGGGTCGGGTAGCGGGTGTAGATGTGGCTCAGTCGGGTAGCCGACCCGGCTCTGTACCAACGATTCGGATTCGCGGACGTCGTTCGTTTAACGCTGGTAACGATCCCTTGTATGTAGTCGATGGGATTCCACTAGCAAGAGAATACGAAGACATTAACCCAAATGATGTGGGTTCGATGGAAATCCTGAAGGATGCTACGGCAACGGCCATCTATGGTGCCAGGGGCGCTAATGGAGTCGTGCTGGTTACGACCAAACGAGGCAATGCAAACGGCAAAACGACTATCAGCTACGATAACTATGTAGGTTTTACTGATGCACTTGATAAAGTCAAGCTGTTCAGCGGTTCCGAGTTTGCTGAATTCGTCCGGGAAGCTTACCGGACTACGGGAAACTACAAAGATGCGAATGGTAATCCAGTTCCTACAGGCGTGGCCGATGCGTACGCTGACTCGAAGGTAGCTGTACTCGGTGGCGACCCGAACGTAGCGGCTGGCCTTGCCGCTAATCGGAATACGGATTGGCAGTCGTTGATTCTGAAACAGGGGGTCCAGCAGAACCATTCGATTGGAGTTCAGGGCGGTAACGAAAAAACGCAGTTCTATATTTCGGCAGGTTATTTTCAGGATAAAGGGATCATGCCTGGGCTGGATTTTACCCGCTATTCGCTGCGTGCCAATATTGATCACCAAATTAATAAGGCACTTAAAGTAGGCATTGCCTCGTATATGATGTATAGCCTGCGCAACGGGGAAACACTGAATCCATACAACTTTACGCTTCAGCAAAATCCACTTGGTCGGCCTTACGACGACAATGGAAATCTGATTTTCTCACCTACGAATGACGCCTTACTCACCAATCCGCTTGCCGAGGTTGTACCGGGTGCGCAAATAGAAGAACGAAAAAAATACCGAATTTTCAATAGTGTTTATGCAGAAGTAAGCATTCTTGACGGGCTAAAATACCGGGTTAATTTCGGACCCGACTTTACAATCAACAGGTTTGGCCGCTTCATTGGTGCTCAAACAAATGCCCGGAAAGGGGGCGACCCGCAGGCTTCCAACGCTTCCGCCTTTAATTTCGACTACACGTTGGAGAACGTCGTAACGTACAATAAAAAAATTGGCGATCACAATTTCGGCATTACGGCCCTTCAATCCATTCAGCGCGATAATTCCGAGTTCAATAATATTAACGTGCAGGGTGTTCCAGCCGAAACGCAGTCGTTTTATAATGTAGGCAACGCTAGCTCAGTACTAGGTGTGGGAAGTGGTCTGATTCAGTGGACGATCAACTCCTATATGGGACGTATTAATTACGACTACAAAGACAAATACTTAGTAACGGCCACCCTACGCCGGGATGGATCGAGCCGATTTGGGGAAAATACTAAATATGGTAACTTCCCAGGTATTGCTTTAGGCTGGAATATCAGTAATGAAGATTTCATGAAAGGGAGTTCATGGGTTGATCTGCTGAAACTGCGAGCCAGCCGGGGGTCGGTAGGTAACCAGGGGGTAGCACCTTATCAAACCCAGGGGCTACTAGGTCGTACTGTATACGCATATGGTACTACGCCCGCTTACGGCTATCGTCCTGAAACGATCGGTAATCCTGATTTGCGATGGGAGACCTCAACAACCACTAACATTGGTCTCGATTTCAGTCTCTGGCGTGGCCGGCTAACGGGTTCTATCGAACTGTATCAAACCCGCACCACCGATCTACTGCTATCTGACCTGCTACCTACATCAATTGGTTTCAACTCCGTTACCCGAAACATTGGCGAAACCCAGAACAAAGGGGTAGAAGTCAGTTTATCGACAGTGAACGTGAATACGAAAGGCGGCTTTAAGTGGACATCCGATATTGTCTTCTCTAAAAATTCAGAAGCCATTATCTCCCTGTTCAACGGACCTATCGATGATGTGGGTAACAAACGCTTCATTGGTAAACCCCTGACCGAGTTTTACGATTATAAGAAAGCCGGTATCTGGCAGACCAACGAAGCTGACGCGGCCAAGTCGTACCAGAGTGCCGTTGGCCAGATTAAAGTGCAGGACACCAACAACGATGGCAAAATTACGGCTGACGACCGCGTGTTCTTAGGTTCCGATATTCCAACCTGGAGTGGAGGTATTACCAACCGATTCAGCTACAAAGGGTTCGACCTGAACTTCTTTATTTATGCCCGGGTTGGCCAAACCATCCTGAGCGGTTTCCACCGGGATAATAACCAACTTGCGGGTCGTTATCAGCAAATTAAGGTGGATTATTGGACGCCCAACAATCCAACGAATGAGTTCCCTCGGCCTAACTCAAGCCAGGAATTCCCGGTCTACAACGCGGCTATTATCTACTTCGACGGTTCGTTTGTGAAGGTGCGAAATATCAACTTTGGCTACACATTCCCGGCAAGTATTACCTCAAAACTTCGCCTACAGTCGTTACGACTATTCACCAGCATTCAGCAACCCTTTATCTTCTCGTCCTACCGGTCAAAGTATAACGGAGTTGACCCTGAAACAAGCGATGGTACGGTTAGTAACGGTGTTACGCCTGCTACCCGGGTAACTACTTTTGGTTTAAACGTCAAATTCTAG
- the lipA gene encoding lipoyl synthase, which produces MIELPVIPSEQQRKKRPDWLRVKLPIGPEYAKVRKLVDEHKLHTICESGNCPNMGECWGAGTATFMILGNVCTRSCTFCAVATGRPTEYDTDEPRRVAEAIVLMKVKHAVLTSVNRDELKDRGAEIWYQTVRLIKEASPSTTIETLIPDTKGNWEALERMISAGQEVVSHNMETVERLYRRVRPQARYERSLEQIRRTKEYGQRTKSGIMLGLGETHDEVFKAMDDLAINGLDILTLGQYLQPTKMHHEVIEWIHPDTFAMYREEGLKRGLKYVESGPLVRSSYHAEKHVNV; this is translated from the coding sequence ATGATCGAACTACCCGTAATACCCTCTGAACAACAACGAAAAAAGCGTCCTGATTGGCTGCGTGTAAAACTGCCGATCGGCCCCGAATATGCCAAAGTTCGTAAGTTAGTAGACGAACATAAGCTCCATACCATTTGCGAGAGTGGTAACTGCCCAAATATGGGTGAATGCTGGGGAGCAGGCACCGCTACATTTATGATTCTGGGCAATGTTTGTACAAGAAGCTGCACGTTTTGTGCCGTAGCAACCGGACGCCCTACTGAATATGATACGGATGAACCCCGGCGCGTGGCTGAAGCTATTGTATTGATGAAGGTTAAACACGCTGTGCTCACATCCGTTAACCGTGACGAACTGAAAGACCGGGGCGCCGAAATCTGGTATCAGACCGTACGACTTATTAAAGAGGCATCGCCATCAACGACTATTGAAACGCTTATTCCTGATACAAAGGGAAACTGGGAAGCGCTGGAACGGATGATTTCGGCAGGCCAGGAAGTAGTTTCGCATAATATGGAAACCGTAGAGCGGCTTTATCGGCGGGTTCGGCCGCAGGCTCGCTATGAGCGTAGTCTCGAACAGATTCGCCGGACAAAAGAGTATGGTCAGCGCACAAAATCTGGTATTATGCTTGGCTTAGGTGAAACACACGATGAGGTGTTTAAGGCGATGGATGACCTGGCCATAAACGGGCTGGATATTCTCACGCTGGGTCAGTACCTGCAACCCACCAAAATGCACCACGAAGTTATTGAGTGGATTCACCCTGATACCTTTGCGATGTATCGAGAAGAAGGGCTGAAGCGTGGGCTGAAATACGTAGAATCAGGCCCACTGGTTCGGTCGAGTTATCATGCTGAAAAACACGTGAATGTGTAA